The Virgibacillus sp. MSP4-1 genome has a segment encoding these proteins:
- the ylbJ gene encoding sporulation integral membrane protein YlbJ has protein sequence MNGKVKSILLASGALFIGIAIIQNPKEALDASQRGIGLWWEIVFPSLLPFFITAEVLIAFGVVRFFGVLCEPFMRPLFNVPGAGSFVWAMGMASGYPSGAKLTARLRQEKQISKIEAERLVSFTNASNPLFIIAAISIGFFHDEQLGILLAVCHYLGNFFVGICMRFYGKQEYSHQIKRTFSIKRAFQELHETRMKDQRPFGKILGDSVTNSIQTLMMIGGFIIVFSVINRLLLLMDITPLIGQLFQSIFSIFGLPDVLSLPFIAGLFEITLGAQMTSETTATLLQQIIIVCFVLGFNGLSVQAQVASILAETDIRFFPYFLGRILHGIFASLLALILFNPLYADVKQTTSGDVPVTDYVNAPSFWSEILHYFQHYGPVFTLTFLLIGVLIMFNRSRNG, from the coding sequence ATGAATGGAAAAGTAAAATCGATACTCCTTGCATCGGGAGCACTATTTATCGGGATTGCCATAATTCAAAATCCCAAGGAAGCACTTGATGCATCCCAACGCGGAATAGGTCTATGGTGGGAAATCGTTTTTCCTTCACTCCTCCCATTTTTTATTACAGCAGAAGTTCTGATCGCCTTTGGTGTCGTTCGCTTTTTTGGCGTTTTATGTGAGCCTTTTATGCGGCCATTATTCAACGTACCAGGTGCGGGCAGTTTTGTCTGGGCAATGGGAATGGCCAGTGGCTATCCATCCGGTGCTAAATTAACAGCCAGACTCAGACAGGAAAAGCAAATATCCAAAATAGAAGCAGAACGACTCGTTTCTTTTACAAATGCATCCAACCCGTTGTTTATCATCGCTGCTATTTCCATTGGATTTTTCCATGATGAACAACTGGGAATTCTATTAGCTGTGTGTCACTATCTGGGAAACTTTTTTGTCGGTATCTGTATGCGATTTTATGGAAAACAGGAATACAGTCATCAAATAAAACGAACCTTTTCCATTAAACGTGCCTTTCAGGAATTGCATGAAACAAGAATGAAAGATCAAAGGCCTTTCGGAAAAATTTTAGGTGATTCGGTTACCAATTCCATACAGACATTAATGATGATCGGTGGATTTATCATTGTTTTTTCTGTTATTAATCGTTTATTACTCTTAATGGATATTACACCTTTAATTGGTCAGCTATTTCAATCGATTTTTTCGATTTTCGGCTTACCTGATGTTTTATCTTTACCCTTTATTGCAGGCCTGTTTGAAATTACCCTCGGAGCTCAAATGACTTCTGAGACGACAGCTACTTTATTACAGCAAATTATCATTGTCTGTTTTGTATTAGGCTTTAACGGGCTTTCTGTACAGGCCCAGGTTGCAAGTATCCTGGCAGAAACCGATATTCGCTTCTTCCCATATTTTCTCGGCCGAATCTTACACGGAATTTTTGCCAGTCTATTAGCACTTATATTATTTAACCCTCTGTATGCTGATGTAAAGCAGACCACCAGTGGAGATGTCCCTGTTACGGATTATGTAAATGCCCCATCATTCTGGAGTGAGATTTTACACTATTTTCAGCATTATGGACCGGTGTTCACCCTTACCTTCCTGCTTATTGGCGTACTGATCATGTTTAACAGAAGCAGAAATGGATAA
- the coaD gene encoding pantetheine-phosphate adenylyltransferase — protein sequence MTKTAVFPGSFDPVTNGHVDIIERCAKIFDHVVVAVLHNQAKSPLFSLEEKIELLRSVTAEWSNVSVDASKGLLVDYAKERNAEVIIRGLRSVSDFEYEVPQALMNRKLNNDIETFFMMTKDEYSAVSSSLVKEIAKFNGDISAFVPGIVSEKVYQKVNG from the coding sequence ATGACTAAAACAGCCGTTTTCCCGGGAAGCTTTGATCCGGTAACTAATGGACATGTAGATATTATTGAACGCTGTGCAAAGATTTTCGATCACGTTGTTGTGGCTGTGCTTCACAATCAGGCCAAATCCCCATTATTTTCTCTGGAAGAAAAAATAGAACTCCTCCGTTCAGTAACTGCAGAGTGGTCCAACGTTTCCGTAGATGCTTCAAAGGGTTTATTGGTCGATTATGCAAAAGAAAGAAATGCTGAGGTTATTATTCGTGGATTACGTTCAGTCAGTGATTTTGAATATGAAGTACCACAGGCACTAATGAATCGAAAACTGAACAATGATATTGAAACGTTTTTTATGATGACAAAGGATGAGTATTCTGCCGTAAGCTCCAGTTTAGTAAAGGAAATTGCTAAATTTAATGGAGATATTTCAGCGTTCGTTCCAGGTATCGTCAGTGAAAAAGTATACCAAAAAGTCAATGGATAA
- a CDS encoding 2-dehydropantoate 2-reductase has product MDIGIIGAGSIGLLLAAYLAKDHQVTCYVRREEQKHQIRRNGVVLHNSRHNPHKTFRVNAEKLEALGRHDFYMVCVKYPQLADVLQMLEEKADTQKPVLFIQNGMAHVDLISRMKRTVFVAVLDHGAKRRNDYTVIHTGKGSVQTGVIDRRGETLLQNKLKALHTVEFPWFYHDDPVKLLRRKLVVNAVINPLTALFDVQNGEILTNPYLYHLAKGLCEETCQVLELEFDQNWEYVQNVADRTKLNSSSMREDIRRGNPSEIETISGYIMNQDWGSQYTYTSFVYNGIMAKERSGRETFD; this is encoded by the coding sequence ATGGATATCGGGATTATCGGTGCAGGTTCAATAGGACTTTTGCTGGCAGCTTATCTGGCCAAAGACCATCAGGTGACCTGCTATGTGCGCAGGGAGGAACAGAAACATCAGATCCGGAGAAATGGTGTAGTATTACACAATTCCCGGCATAACCCCCACAAGACTTTCAGGGTGAATGCGGAAAAACTGGAAGCATTGGGCAGGCATGACTTTTATATGGTCTGTGTCAAATATCCGCAACTAGCGGATGTTTTGCAGATGTTGGAAGAAAAAGCAGATACTCAGAAACCTGTCCTTTTTATCCAAAATGGTATGGCACATGTTGATTTGATCTCCCGTATGAAGCGGACGGTTTTTGTCGCTGTTTTAGATCACGGAGCTAAGCGCAGGAATGACTATACTGTTATACATACAGGAAAAGGAAGTGTTCAGACAGGGGTCATAGATAGGCGGGGGGAAACACTCCTTCAGAATAAGTTAAAGGCCTTACATACGGTTGAATTTCCCTGGTTTTATCATGATGACCCTGTAAAACTGCTGAGAAGGAAACTGGTAGTTAATGCCGTCATAAATCCACTGACAGCCCTATTTGATGTTCAAAATGGGGAGATTCTTACCAATCCCTATTTATACCACCTTGCGAAAGGCTTATGTGAAGAGACTTGTCAGGTGCTGGAGCTTGAGTTTGATCAAAACTGGGAGTATGTACAAAATGTAGCAGACCGGACAAAGCTGAATTCTTCCTCTATGAGAGAGGATATTCGGCGTGGAAATCCCTCTGAAATTGAGACCATCAGTGGTTATATTATGAATCAGGACTGGGGCTCTCAATATACGTATACCTCTTTTGTCTATAACGGAATAATGGCAAAGGAACGTTCGGGGAGGGAGACTTTTGATTGA
- a CDS encoding enoyl-CoA hydratase/isomerase family protein, which translates to MFDTIRYEYDSQDHFAKITLNRPEKRNAVSLEMGRELNEILDNLSQNKELKFLVITGSGNKSFCAGGDLYDFHGAMDEGKAYEQLRRLKTVLYKLASFPLPTICILNGDARGGGCELATACDFRFAEKNTRHGFIQGKLGITPGWGGGVLLYKRILPLLAYQWLLESDMRDAGQLQQMGWIQKLFSEGQGINELVKPFIEKQRAQLHSFKKQYINQYSLDQLADDMDMEVKNCARLWVSDEHKQAVEAFFKRGRKK; encoded by the coding sequence TTGTTTGATACAATCCGCTATGAATATGATTCGCAGGACCACTTCGCTAAGATTACGTTAAATCGTCCTGAAAAACGGAATGCTGTCTCTCTGGAAATGGGAAGGGAATTAAATGAGATTTTGGATAACCTCTCACAAAATAAAGAGTTGAAATTCTTAGTCATCACCGGTTCCGGTAACAAGTCCTTTTGTGCCGGTGGAGATTTGTATGATTTCCACGGGGCCATGGATGAGGGTAAGGCATATGAACAATTACGCAGACTGAAAACCGTTCTTTATAAGCTTGCTTCTTTTCCTTTGCCGACCATCTGTATATTAAATGGAGATGCAAGAGGAGGCGGCTGCGAGCTTGCTACGGCATGTGATTTTCGCTTCGCTGAGAAGAACACCAGACACGGGTTTATTCAGGGAAAACTCGGAATAACACCTGGATGGGGTGGAGGAGTTCTTTTGTATAAAAGAATACTGCCCTTGTTAGCTTATCAATGGCTGCTTGAGTCAGATATGAGGGATGCCGGGCAATTACAGCAGATGGGATGGATACAGAAGCTTTTTTCAGAAGGTCAGGGTATAAATGAGCTTGTTAAACCTTTTATAGAGAAACAAAGGGCACAACTCCATTCCTTTAAAAAGCAATACATAAATCAGTATTCTCTTGACCAGCTGGCGGATGACATGGATATGGAAGTGAAGAACTGCGCACGTTTATGGGTTTCGGATGAACACAAACAAGCCGTAGAAGCGTTTTTTAAGAGGGGCCGAAAAAAATAG
- a CDS encoding nucleotidyltransferase encodes MKACGLIVEYNPFHNGHVYHLEEARKKTNSDVVIGVMSGNFLQRGEPAIVDKWHRAEAALKSGMDLVLELPYVFAVQHADLFAKGAVLTLDSLRADTVVFGSELGDIDPFIQSYQQYKQKEEDYKTILQEFLRKGYSFPEAGRKAYKYIGLKSDHLDLTQPNNILGFSYVKAIFDEKKTMKPETIRRTKSGYHDQEIKQDIASATSIRNEILKTMEIQEPVKDSIPPATYHLLTEYKKKSGMFHHWEPYFPYLQYKVLTTSIANLQAIHGMEEGLEYRLKKTVKQARTFQHWMELIKTKRYTWTRLQRMFVHLLTNTTSEEINTIQSQHEAPYIRVLGMTEKGRTYLHSQKKDTAPPLLSQLQQGTHPFLEIEEKAADSYYLPVQRSKQIELRKREVGPPIIISHT; translated from the coding sequence ATGAAGGCTTGTGGTTTAATTGTTGAATATAATCCATTTCATAATGGCCATGTCTATCATCTGGAAGAAGCCAGGAAAAAGACGAACTCAGATGTTGTTATTGGTGTCATGAGCGGCAACTTTCTTCAGCGTGGTGAACCAGCCATTGTCGATAAATGGCATCGTGCGGAGGCAGCTCTGAAATCAGGGATGGATCTTGTGCTCGAACTACCCTATGTATTCGCCGTACAGCATGCGGATTTATTCGCAAAAGGAGCAGTTTTAACGCTTGACAGTTTACGTGCTGATACTGTTGTTTTTGGAAGTGAACTAGGAGACATTGACCCATTTATTCAATCCTACCAACAGTATAAACAAAAGGAAGAAGATTATAAGACGATTCTGCAGGAGTTTTTAAGAAAAGGATACTCCTTTCCTGAAGCCGGCAGAAAGGCTTATAAATACATTGGATTAAAATCCGATCATTTGGACCTGACTCAGCCGAATAATATTTTAGGTTTCAGCTATGTAAAAGCAATCTTTGATGAGAAAAAGACCATGAAACCTGAAACGATCCGAAGAACAAAAAGCGGTTACCATGATCAGGAAATCAAACAGGACATCGCGAGTGCCACAAGCATTCGAAACGAGATCTTAAAAACCATGGAAATTCAGGAGCCGGTCAAAGACTCCATCCCGCCTGCAACGTACCATTTACTTACAGAATACAAAAAGAAATCCGGTATGTTTCATCACTGGGAACCCTACTTTCCCTACTTACAATATAAGGTCCTAACCACCAGCATTGCAAACCTTCAAGCAATACATGGTATGGAGGAAGGGCTGGAATATCGTTTAAAGAAAACCGTTAAACAGGCCAGAACCTTTCAGCACTGGATGGAACTCATTAAAACGAAAAGATATACGTGGACCAGATTACAAAGAATGTTCGTTCATCTGTTAACCAATACAACCAGTGAAGAGATCAACACCATACAATCACAGCATGAAGCTCCATACATAAGAGTATTAGGTATGACGGAAAAAGGAAGAACCTATTTGCACTCACAGAAAAAGGATACGGCGCCCCCTCTTCTCTCCCAGCTTCAACAGGGGACTCACCCTTTTCTGGAAATCGAGGAAAAAGCGGCAGACTCCTATTACCTGCCCGTCCAGCGTTCCAAACAAATAGAATTGCGAAAACGGGAAGTCGGCCCGCCTATCATTATAAGCCACACTTAA
- a CDS encoding DUF3397 domain-containing protein, protein MIAIIVATITTLPFLVFILSYYLIKKMTSNDRKAVRTSADMTTFILILSVTFSFQMGINLNIFWWIIVFMLFLLALFVFLQWKYQQEIIIRTVVKRFWRVSFFIFSFLYLFGVVYGIIYRIMI, encoded by the coding sequence ATGATCGCCATAATCGTCGCGACAATCACGACTCTGCCATTTCTGGTTTTTATTTTAAGCTATTATCTAATCAAAAAAATGACAAGCAATGATAGAAAGGCAGTAAGAACCAGTGCAGATATGACAACCTTTATTCTTATTCTATCGGTTACCTTCAGTTTCCAGATGGGAATCAATTTGAATATATTCTGGTGGATCATTGTCTTTATGCTATTTCTTCTTGCATTATTTGTTTTTTTACAGTGGAAATATCAACAGGAGATTATTATAAGAACCGTTGTAAAGCGATTCTGGAGAGTGTCCTTTTTTATTTTCAGCTTTTTATATCTCTTTGGCGTCGTTTATGGAATTATTTATCGGATCATGATCTGA
- a CDS encoding DUF177 domain-containing protein: MKISIQKIKAKSPLPLEEDVDVSELEELNNDIRKIPPVHVNGEATTQGNQITFDLTISGTMILPCARTLADVEYPFTIKAVEIFSTSPYHKEGEDEIHEVHGEVLDLTPYIKENILLEVPLQVFADDVEEKTVDEGQGWNLVDENSKQEPKIDPRLAKLNQFFDDSSNQKD; this comes from the coding sequence ATGAAAATTTCGATTCAAAAAATCAAAGCAAAGTCACCTCTTCCATTAGAAGAAGATGTTGATGTATCTGAATTGGAAGAGCTGAACAATGACATTCGTAAAATTCCACCCGTTCATGTGAATGGTGAAGCAACCACACAGGGAAATCAAATCACCTTTGATTTAACTATATCAGGAACAATGATTCTTCCTTGTGCCCGGACGCTTGCGGATGTGGAGTATCCTTTTACGATTAAGGCTGTCGAGATATTTTCCACTTCTCCTTATCATAAAGAGGGAGAAGATGAAATACATGAAGTTCATGGAGAAGTGCTTGACTTAACGCCTTATATTAAGGAAAATATTTTATTAGAAGTCCCTTTGCAAGTTTTTGCGGATGATGTGGAAGAGAAAACTGTAGATGAAGGTCAAGGCTGGAATCTGGTTGATGAGAATTCCAAACAAGAGCCAAAAATAGATCCAAGACTTGCAAAGTTAAATCAGTTTTTTGATGATTCATCAAACCAGAAAGACTGA
- a CDS encoding SepM family pheromone-processing serine protease translates to MKNRSTQLAVMAIVLIIVIFLTTYQLPSYVYQPGNASELDPMVTVEEGYKSGGDMHLVTVRGGQATPVYYLWSMMQPYHDIHPLDEIRPEGISQEEYNHIQMEYMDSSQNQAIALAFQKAGLEVSYENEGVYVSYVEDDMPAGKVFKAGDKIISIDGKKVEHSEESVEYVTNKEEGERVDIVLQRNGEKMKEQVELAPFPDQPDKVGMGVGLVTKRSIITDPEVKINSRKIGGPSAGLMFTLEIFDQLTEKDYTKGKQVCGTGTINRDGKVGSIGGIDQKVVASDNDGCDIFFAPNEGGKKNSNYEVAARTAKEIESSMKVVPVDTFEDAVNYLENVE, encoded by the coding sequence ATGAAAAATCGATCAACCCAATTAGCTGTTATGGCTATTGTACTCATTATCGTAATCTTTCTGACAACCTATCAGTTGCCCTCTTATGTATATCAGCCGGGCAATGCTTCAGAACTGGACCCTATGGTAACTGTGGAAGAGGGTTATAAAAGCGGGGGAGACATGCATCTTGTAACTGTCAGGGGCGGACAAGCAACACCTGTCTATTATTTATGGTCAATGATGCAGCCCTATCATGATATTCACCCACTGGATGAAATCAGACCAGAAGGCATCAGTCAGGAAGAATACAATCATATTCAAATGGAGTATATGGATTCAAGTCAAAATCAGGCCATTGCTCTTGCTTTTCAAAAGGCGGGCTTAGAGGTTTCCTATGAAAATGAAGGGGTGTATGTATCTTATGTGGAGGATGACATGCCTGCAGGTAAGGTATTCAAAGCTGGTGATAAAATTATCTCTATTGATGGTAAAAAGGTTGAACACTCCGAAGAATCTGTAGAGTATGTGACGAATAAGGAAGAGGGAGAAAGGGTAGACATTGTTCTCCAGCGTAATGGAGAAAAGATGAAAGAGCAGGTAGAGCTTGCCCCGTTTCCGGATCAGCCGGACAAGGTCGGGATGGGCGTTGGCCTGGTTACGAAGAGAAGTATTATCACTGACCCTGAAGTGAAAATTAACAGCCGGAAAATTGGAGGTCCAAGTGCGGGCTTAATGTTTACTCTTGAAATTTTTGATCAATTAACGGAAAAAGATTACACAAAGGGAAAACAAGTGTGTGGAACAGGGACCATTAATCGTGATGGAAAAGTGGGCAGTATAGGAGGTATTGATCAGAAGGTCGTCGCTTCTGATAACGATGGGTGTGACATCTTTTTTGCACCGAATGAAGGCGGAAAGAAAAATTCCAACTATGAAGTAGCCGCTCGGACGGCAAAAGAGATTGAGAGCAGTATGAAGGTTGTGCCCGTCGATACGTTTGAGGATGCCGTCAATTATTTGGAAAACGTAGAATAA
- the rpmF gene encoding 50S ribosomal protein L32 has translation MAVPKRRTSKKKKNMRRTHKKLHVPGMVECPNCGEYKKSHHVCASCGHYDGKEVVEK, from the coding sequence ATGGCAGTACCAAAGAGAAGAACTTCTAAAAAGAAAAAGAACATGCGTCGTACACATAAAAAGCTACATGTACCAGGCATGGTAGAATGCCCAAACTGTGGAGAATATAAAAAATCCCACCATGTTTGTGCTTCATGTGGACATTACGATGGTAAAGAGGTAGTTGAGAAGTAA
- a CDS encoding RsfA family transcriptional regulator, which translates to MVHNRQDAWTEDEDRQLAETVLQFIRDGRTQLEAFEEVARQLSRTSAACGFRWNATVRKQYDQEILLAKKERRKKASPKASEESSASQEQPFEFDEAIDLLKKIKQTYETSTSSSDIVDERMQEIARENEILRKKIEKYEEALRQIMTIWETVSTESDKRQG; encoded by the coding sequence ATGGTCCATAATAGACAGGATGCCTGGACAGAGGATGAAGATAGACAGCTGGCAGAAACCGTTCTCCAATTTATACGGGATGGCAGAACTCAGCTTGAAGCTTTTGAAGAGGTAGCCAGACAATTATCCAGAACGTCAGCAGCCTGCGGGTTTCGCTGGAATGCCACAGTCAGGAAGCAATATGATCAGGAGATTCTTTTAGCCAAAAAAGAGCGAAGAAAAAAGGCCTCCCCCAAAGCTTCAGAAGAGAGCAGTGCCTCACAGGAACAGCCATTTGAATTTGATGAAGCCATTGATTTGCTGAAAAAAATAAAGCAGACTTATGAAACCAGTACGAGTTCATCTGATATCGTTGATGAGCGGATGCAGGAGATTGCCCGGGAAAATGAAATCCTGCGTAAAAAAATTGAGAAATATGAAGAGGCACTTAGACAGATTATGACGATATGGGAAACGGTTTCCACTGAGAGTGATAAAAGGCAAGGCTGA
- a CDS encoding patatin-like phospholipase family protein → MERPKIGLVLGSGGARGLSHLGVIKILQDYHIPIDYIAGSSMGALVGALFGAGQSIEHLYQAAKYSRRNYFLDVTVPKMGFFQGHRIEEYVRLFTHGRKLEDFSIPVSIVATDLHSGKRVVFTEGDAAEAVRASVSIPGIFVPVRKDGRLLVDGGVVDRVPITAVQEMGADITIAVDCAHYQSVAEVNSIYDVIMQSIDIMQDEVVKARSANADVLLRPDVSRFSSRAFTNISEIIQEGEKETLKHIDVIQNKLNNWKETP, encoded by the coding sequence TTGGAAAGACCCAAAATCGGCCTGGTGCTTGGATCAGGGGGAGCCAGAGGATTATCACATTTAGGCGTTATCAAAATACTGCAGGATTATCACATTCCCATTGATTACATTGCCGGGAGCAGTATGGGAGCATTAGTAGGTGCTTTATTTGGGGCAGGGCAGTCCATTGAGCATCTATATCAAGCGGCCAAGTATTCCAGAAGAAATTACTTTCTGGATGTTACTGTACCAAAAATGGGTTTTTTTCAAGGCCACCGCATTGAAGAATATGTCCGATTATTTACGCATGGCCGGAAGCTTGAGGACTTTTCCATTCCTGTCAGTATCGTAGCCACAGATTTACATTCGGGAAAAAGAGTGGTGTTTACAGAAGGAGATGCAGCTGAAGCGGTCCGGGCCAGTGTTTCTATTCCTGGTATCTTTGTCCCTGTAAGGAAGGATGGCCGTTTGCTTGTCGATGGGGGTGTCGTTGATCGTGTACCCATTACCGCTGTACAGGAAATGGGAGCAGATATCACCATTGCTGTCGACTGTGCCCATTATCAATCGGTGGCAGAAGTGAACTCCATATATGATGTCATTATGCAAAGTATTGATATCATGCAGGATGAAGTAGTAAAAGCCAGATCAGCAAATGCTGATGTGTTGCTGCGACCAGACGTATCACGTTTTAGTTCACGCGCATTCACCAATATTTCTGAAATCATTCAGGAAGGTGAAAAAGAAACGTTGAAGCATATTGACGTGATCCAAAATAAGCTGAACAACTGGAAGGAGACCCCATAA
- a CDS encoding N-acetyltransferase, translating to MKTVKVERLLINYKTLEEFKRFKEYGIQELSMLEDLENNMVENNSESPFYGIYYGNSLVARMSLYRINKKYDEYFEPPQDYLELWKLEVLYDYRGKGLGRELVDFAKSFKLPIKTNPRINSHSFWEKMDFQKVHYDMERDLGENPLIWLPDGVEEQNRTQ from the coding sequence ATGAAAACGGTTAAAGTAGAACGATTATTAATTAATTATAAAACACTGGAAGAATTTAAACGCTTTAAGGAATATGGGATTCAGGAATTATCCATGCTGGAAGATCTGGAAAACAATATGGTGGAAAATAACAGTGAATCCCCTTTTTACGGGATCTATTACGGAAACTCACTCGTAGCAAGAATGAGTTTGTATCGAATTAATAAAAAATATGATGAATACTTTGAACCACCACAGGATTATCTCGAACTCTGGAAATTGGAAGTACTCTATGATTATCGTGGAAAGGGATTAGGCCGGGAACTTGTTGATTTTGCCAAAAGCTTCAAACTCCCAATTAAAACCAATCCTCGCATTAATTCACACAGCTTCTGGGAGAAAATGGACTTTCAAAAGGTTCACTATGATATGGAGCGTGACTTAGGGGAAAACCCATTAATTTGGCTGCCGGATGGCGTAGAAGAACAAAATCGGACTCAGTAA